From the genome of Epinephelus moara isolate mb chromosome 10, YSFRI_EMoa_1.0, whole genome shotgun sequence, one region includes:
- the psmg4 gene encoding proteasome assembly chaperone 4: MNETQNGAVSDAITVHNFSERILEQVIHFHVMKLSGGFFLWVGSSPVLSNMAVSMSSKYDSMPLSTLIMGDPSNTAPNSLAQRLAKKTKKQVYVSYSLPMTDSNISLLVENRIKKELELHPEHF; encoded by the exons ATGAACGAAACACAAAACGGAGCGGTCTCCGACGCCATCACGGTGCACAATTTTTCGGAGAGGATTTTGGAGCAGGTCATACACTTTCACGTGATGAAGCTGAGCGGCGGGTTCTTCCTGTGGGTCGGTTCGAGTCCGGTCCTGTCCAACATGGCGGTATCAATGAGCAGCAAATAT GATTCAATGCCTTTATCTACATTAATCATGGGGGACCCATCCAATACTGCTCCTAATTCCTTGGCACAGAGATTAG CAAAGAAGACCAAAAAGCAAGTTTATGTGAGTTACAGTCTTCCAATGACAGACTCCAACATCAGTCTTTTGGTGGAGAACAGGATCAAAAAAGAGCTGGAGCTTCACCCTGAACACTTCTga
- the bphl gene encoding valacyclovir hydrolase, whose translation MALFVLGGRFFKCRSGVKRVMTAIQPYCSSVASGKQHVNGVDLFYEQTGSGNHAVLLIPGALGSTRTDFGPQLKSLNKERFTIVGLDPRGYGQSRPPDRDFPPDFFERDAKDAVDLMKALGFGKFSLLGWSDGGITALIAAAKNPDVINKMVVWGSNAFVSHQDLKLYDAARDVSRWSARMRQPMEEVYGAEVFAKTWEAWVDGIAQYAKKPKGSICLELLPQITCPTLVIHGEKDPMVPSIHPQYLLKHIKRSQFHLMPEGKHNLHLRYAEEFNKLVEDFLED comes from the exons ATGGCGCTGTTTGTACTCGGAGGACGTTTCTTTAAATGCAGATCTGGCGTAAAGAGAGTCATGACAGCGATCCAGCCCTACTG CTCCTCAGTGGCCTCAGGCAAGCAGCATGTTAATGGAGTGGATCTGTTCTACGAGCAGACAGGCAGCGGGAACCACGCTGTGTTGTTGATTCCTGGTGCTCTGG GGAGCACGCGGACTGATTTTGGACCCCAGCTGAAGTCTCTGAATAAGGAACGTTTCACCATAGTGGGCTTGGATCCTCGCGGTTATGGACAATCCCGTCCTCCAGACAGAGACTTCCCCCCTGACTTCTTTGAGAGAGATGCAAAGGACGCAGTGGATCTGATGAAG GCACTGGGCTTTGGAAAGTTCTCTCTGCTGGGATGGAGTGACGGAGGAATCACCGCTCTGATTGCAGCAGCAAAGAACCCGGACGTGATCAACAAGATGGTTGTATGGGGATCCAATGCCTTTGTGTCCCATCAGGACCTCAAGCTTTACGATG CGGCCCGTGATGTCTCCAGGTGGAGTGCGAGGATGAGGCAGCCCATGGAGGAGGTGTATGGAGCAGAAGTCTTTGCTAAAACCTGGGAGGCCTGGGTGGATGGGATCGCACAGTatgcaaaaaaacccaaag GGAGTATCTGCCTGGAGCTTCTGCCCCAAATCACCTGTCCAACCCTCGTCATTCATGGAGAGAAAGACCCCATGGTGCCCAGCATCCACCCACAGTACCTCCTCAAACACATCAAGAGATCACA GTTCCACCTGATGCCGGAGGGTAAACACAATCTCCACCTGAGGTACGCTGAAGAATTCAACAAACTAGTGGAAGACTTTCTGGAAGACTGA